A window of the Serinus canaria isolate serCan28SL12 chromosome 27, serCan2020, whole genome shotgun sequence genome harbors these coding sequences:
- the LOC127060835 gene encoding titin-like: protein MGFPLWNFGKILAPSRGDRGGTCPAPPGVTEVTEVAPALHLRGGSSASPRGLNPNQPRGKEFPKVFWEKQENSPFSTREYSPFSTRKIPNSHQRNSHFQPGKSPIPSRKIPQFSPEKFPFSTKKIPHYPPRKFPIFHQENIPLSTREIPQFSPGKFPIFHQENLHFPPGKFPNSHQENSHFPPRKFPFFTKKIPHFPPRKYPTFHQENSPILTRKIPQFSPGKFPNSHQENSPILTRKIPHFSPGKSPFSTRDIPNSHQENSHFPPGKIPISPFLLLLLLHSRILPGDLGDFGILGDLGAPPAPQELWGFLGILGFLRLLLPLGGFGDFGGFWGFLGFWGLLLPLRMSL, encoded by the exons ATGGGATTTCCCCTCTGGAATTTTGGGAAAATTCTGG ccccctccaGGGGTGACAGAGGTGgcacctgcccagcccctccaggggtgacagaggtgacagag GTGGCACCTGCCCTTCACCTGCGGGGTGGCAGCTCCGCCTCCCCTCGAGGGttaaacccaaaccagccccgGGGCAAAGAATTCCCAAAGGTTTTTtgggaaaagcaagaaaattccCCATTTTCCACCAGGGAATATTCCCCGTTTTCAACCAGGAAAATCCCCAATTCCCACCagagaaattcccattttcaaCCAGGAAAATCCCcaattcccagcaggaaaattcCCCAATTCTCACCagagaaattcccattttccaccAAGAAAATTCCCCATTATCCACCAAGAAAATTCCCCATTTTCCACCAAGAAAATATCCCACTTTCCACCAGGGAAATTCCCCAATTCTCACCAGGAAAATTCCCCATTTTTCACCAGGAAAATCTCCATTTTCCTCCAGGGAAATTCCCCAATTCTCACCaagaaaattcccattttccaccaagaaaattcccatttttcaccAAGAAAATTCCCCATTTTCCACCAAGAAAATATCCCACTTTCCACCAGGAAAATTCCCCAATTCTCACCAGGAAAATTCCCCAATTCTCACCAGGAAAATTCCCCAATTCTCACCAGGAAAATTCCCCAATTCTCACCAGGAAAATTCCCCATTTTTCACCAGGAAAATCTCCATTTTCCACCAGAGATATTCCCAATTCTCACCaggaaaattcccattttccaccagggaaaattcccatttcccccttcctgctgctgctgctgctgcactcccGAATCCTccctggggatttgggggattttgggattttgggggatttgggggctcctcctgcccctcaggagctttggggatttttggggattttgggatttttgaggctcctcctgcccctcgGGGgctttggggattttgggggattttgggggtttttgggattttgggggctcctcctgcccctcaggATGAGTCTCTAA